The Polypterus senegalus isolate Bchr_013 chromosome 11, ASM1683550v1, whole genome shotgun sequence sequence GGGCGGAACACACACAGGACATTTGTAGTTGTCATAGATActgtacttgtatttattttgagaCTATTAGAtggtcttaaaatgttttttatctacattttatgaatattatatatatttctatattataTGAATATTCTTTTCGGCTGTTTAAAAATTAGTCACAGCACATTTTTTCAtgttactgaaataaaaatagaaagctGTTCTTCTGATTCTGTTATGAAACTGGACAGGGCTAGCAAAAATTGTAAAAGATATACTGTAAtatgtaacattttcaaacctctgTGATGAAATAGCACCCAGTCCAGAGtccttgtgtctgatgctactgggataggctctggcgcACTGTGACCCTAGATTGGATTAATCAGATTTGAAAATATGGTTACATTCAAGTCTGCTTAATCAAGTCAGAGTTCCAAAACCAACCCAAGCAACATtgtgtgtaaggcaggaaccatccctggGTGGACATCACATATTCACAAGGTTCACTGACTCAAACACACATCCATACTCCATACAGAGCAAGTTCTGGAATCAACAAATTACttatcattgcataactttgGGGATGTGAGTAATAAGCCAGGGTACATACAGAGGATATATAAACTTCAGCCAGACAATACATTTTTGCAGGAATCAAAAACAGGATGCTGGAGCTGTGTGGCAGAACTGCTAGTCACTATGGCTGCTGTGGCATCCGTAACCCAATTAGCATCTTAAAATTGTTAGGCTTGTAATTTACGTATGGCAAAGTCTGAAGTTATGTCTTTGAAATATTTGTTGATATTCAGCATGGAAATGGCTTGAAAATCATGTATGACTGCTGAAAAACAAGGCAATATAACAAATCAggttaaaaatgtataacaaacataatttagaaataaaactgGTATGAATTTGTTCTGTCTTACACAATCGAGGTTAAAACGAATTAATCTTCTCAGTTTCCCATACCATGTAGCCgttttggtgtatgtgtgtgtgtgtcatgtgcaatgatttcaatttaaaatgtgttCCAGTCTTGCGATTCTGCATGGACTATATCTGGTTCCTGGACCAAGTAGCTAAACATTAGCAAATAACCAAAATGACATAATGTGTTGGAATAAAATGCCTTGTATAATATGGAGTTTGCTGTTCATCTATGACACATACAATCAAGTTCAGGTTTATTGTCACTTATATGTCTGACCAATCATGGCTACAGGTGTGTCTTGCATTCAAAGCACACAACCGGGAGgcatataaaacagaaaacaggcTGAGATCTCATACATGCAAGCAGCAATGCAGTCAGCATTTCAACACTGTTAGtgcagaaaatataaataagacttcaatgttttttattttttaaataattttttctgttgttacattttttgcacgcaggaAACAAATGGAAGACTGCAATAAAGAAAGGCTACCAATGTTAAATACCTTAAagcctctcctcttctctccacACAAAGGAAgcagaagggagacaggacaCACCCATGAAGAACAACAAGAAGCAGGGGAGTTTAGTCGCAACTAAGACGGTCATAGAGGGAAGGAAGAGGATCACCCCTTTTTAGTCAGCCTCTCCAgggattaattataacaaaagggaGAACAATGAAGGAGTTTGTTTAGTAAGGCCAGAACTTGTGTGAGAAATTGCTTCGTGCATCCCAGAGATGAAATGAACTGACTAAGGATAGAGAAAatccaaacagaagaaaaaaataaaaatgtaagcagACTTTGTATCGAAGATTTTACTGTCCTTTGTCTTGATTCACTGAGTGGTCCCCCTGTGTCCACACTGTTATAGTCCATTCAGAAACAGTGCAGCGTGTCACAAAGTATTTTGCTGTACTGAATTTAATGCAGAAAAAGAGCATACCATGTGTAACTGGGTCATTGCTCTGCTTACAGCTCTGTTACTAATATCTGTGAATCTACCTCTCTAAAATGAACTGGTATAGCCTGATTTGACTTGAGAGGGGCAGGGCTTCCTGTTTATACATTATTCTTGATAGAGCCATCACTACGGCAGGTTGCTGTGAagcagttttgttgtttttaacatCTGTCATCTCAGGTATGAATCAATTCAGTATAAGTCAATGGCCTTTCTTTTGTCCTTTACTGATATTGactgtttactgtattttttattattgatacACAATAAAGGTTTTATTCAACTACTAGGAAATCATTGTATGGTGCTTGATAAGTACTGACTTTTTGAAATTACAACAGTCTATAAATATGCCGTAAATGTGTTTATCCCCTATGGTAAAATCAGGAACATAAAATGTGAGtatccaaaatacacaaaaacattgtaaaataTGAGTATCCAAAATACTATATAATGGAAATGTGGAAATGAAACATGTCTGTCCAGTAATGTGTGACAAAGTGCTGCATGGTAATTCACATATGCAAGAAATTTCACTAtattctgtacacatgacaaaaatATACCTTTAAACCTGTAATATATGTAACTTGACCCTTTATGTGCGTATTATAAGGGAAAGTTCttataatatacttttatttcattacagaCTCTTTGCTCATTGCTCTTAACAAGATGGAACGCTGGAAAGGCAGAGTGGCTCTGGTGACCGGGGCTTCAGTGGGAATTGGTGCGGCCATTGCCCGGGCTCTAGTCCAGCATGGTATGAAGGTAGTAGCCTGTGCTAGGAATGTGGATAAAATAGAGAAACTGGAGGCTGAGTGCCAGAGTGCTGGTTATGCTGGAACACTGTTCCCTTACAAATGTGACCTTTCCATTGAAGAGGAGATTCTTTCCATGTTTTCTGCCATCAAGACCCTTCACCAAGGAGTGGACGTATGCATCAATAATGCTGGCCTTGCCCATGCAGAGCCACTTCTTTCAGGCAAAACAAAGAGCTGGAGGAATATGATAGATGTGAACATTTTGGCTCTTTCAATTTGTACCAGGGAGGCCTATCAGTCTATGAAGGAGCGGAATGTTGATGATGGTcacattataaatattaatagCATGTCTGGCCATAGAGTGGTGCCTCAGTCCTATCTACACTTCTACTCAGCAACCAAGTATGCAGTTACTGCACTGACAGAGGGCCTCCGGCAGGAACTAAGAGAAGTCAATAACCACATAAGAGCTACAGCTATATCTCCAGGTTTGGTGGAAACAGAATTTGCTTTTCGACTGTACAAAAATGATCCAGAAAAAGCAGCGGCTACATATGAAAATCTCAGGTGTTTAAAGGCTGAAGATATAGCTGCTGCTGTTATTTATGTACTCGGTGCCCCTCCATATGTACAGATTGGTGACATCCAGTTGAGGCCAACAGAGCAGATATCCTAGTAACTGAACCAGGAAGAATTTGTACTAAGTAGAACATTCAGAAGAAAAAAGCAAGTATATAGTGTGTCCTGAAGCATTGCATATGGGAATTAAATAGCTTGTTTTGTCAACAGAATGCCCATCTTCCAGCCCACCTGCTTCTCAAATGACACAAAACAGCAAGTCAGATTGGTTTTTGATTTACCATATAGTATACCTGGAgagatgtttttatttattttgtacttatCAAAAATCAGTTTTGATTTTGCTTTGGAGTGATGGATGATTATCATCAATGTAtgttacaattttgtttttattgttaattacGCTATTAACTGTTTCTGACTGTTAGGAGCTGAAAGATTTTTTGGAGTGAATTCTTAATCAATAGCTCTCCTAATAATCCCATTTGGGGTTAAAAAGCTTATGTTTATGGCTATGACGACTTCAAGAATTCTAGCATCTCTTTTTGTCATCTttctttaaaactattttttttattaatcaatttCTACATATTTTTCATGGTTTCAGTTTTGACATTTTTACGGTTTTCAAGAGTTTTGCGACTGATGTAAAAAAAAGCTATGCTAATTATTGTCTTTTAAACACTTGTTATATTAGTGTCAGGAGGTAGAAAATATTAACCACACCATCTATTAATACTGTCATAATTTTGCCTGAAGATAATTTTATAAGGTAGAATGCAGTGTTGGGTCCaattttttattagatttttataACGTGAGACATACAATTGTGCTTAATGGCCACTTTATCAAGTACACCTGTCTAGCAATAGGTAAGACACCCTTTTGCCTATAGAACAGAGTGCATTCTTAGAGGTATGGAtataaaatgtcactgcaagAATTACTTAGCGGTTATGGCTCTGTGGTTCATGGTGATGACACAAGAGTGTTCTGTAACTCCTCAAAAATTTTCAGCCACAATCTGTTGATTATCAATGTAGTAAACTCCCTGTCATATTTGTCAAACCTacttcgtgtttttttttttttgcaaaatttcacATTATCCTTCTACTACTACATTGAAATAATGCTAATTTGTCAATAGGTGGCTTAATAATACATGCCAGAAAAACACCTCTCACATCTTTGCACTGTGTTTTTGCCACAATGCAGGATGGACCTTTGGATTCCTACTTGCAGAAACAGAGATTCATTAGACCAGGCAACAATTTTCCAATTGTCTATCATCCATTGTAGCCTCACCCTAGCAGTTCCAGCAGCAGTCATCTATAGGCCATCTATTTCATGGTCTGATATGATGTAAATCTGGTAATAACCTTATTAACATCAGTGCTGTGAAGAgatgttattgagtattgtggccTTTCTGTTTGTTTAAACAAGTCTGGCCATTACCCTTTCATTAACAAGTTGGTTTTGCTCACAGGACTACCATtcactggatatatatatatatatatatatatatatatatatatatatatatatatatatatatatatatatatatatatatatatatatagatagatagatactttattaatcccaaggggaaattcatatatttttattgcaaaattttctaaaaaatgtaGAGATGTTATGCAATTTGTAGGGAGCATAGTCTCTTGTCTAGTGGTAGTCCAAAATAATCCTGCTGAAAAAAACCTCAAAAGAGGTAGCTGATAAAACAAACACATGAATATTAGAACAAAAAAGCActtcacttttaatattttaacttgGAATATGCAAGGAGTTACAAAGATGAGGACCCTCATATTATCATCATCCTTACAGGCGTAAGTATCTGCCACTGTTGCGATGTTGACAAGTTTCATATCTGGCTTTTAAATGTGACTCCTTAGCTGCTCTCTCTTGTCTTGACTCCGAAAAGGGTCCTAAAGCAGAAAGACATGACATATAAGAAGGCAGGAATCAGATATATCAACTCATGAAGACACAAGACAGTAGCTGCATGTTTATTACACACCAGTCCATTTACCATCTTTTTCAGGTATTACAATATTtgtcaaataagcaaaaaaaaacttttttctcattCAGAAATTCCTGAGCCTGCGGCtatgattttctttgttttaatttcccTGTGAAATGCACCTCATTTAGTGTCTGATATTCTCAACATAACATAAAACACTTTTACATGGAAGCCAAAATATATGTGTAAAATGCAGAAATATAGCAAATAATGGTATGATTTAGAATAACCAAGTAAAGTATAAATCATAGTAGCATACTCATCATTGATTATATTTGCTGCACACTATATTGCAGTGCATGAAAAGCCTAGGTGTCAGCTTTTTCTGAGATACTGGAATCCATCACAACTGACAAAAACAATCACACCCATTTCATTATGTCTCATGCCCATTGTAATGTTTGCCAAACCATAACTAAACTTTTAGTCAAGTCTACCAGCTAATTATTTTGATCTGCTGTTCAACAAATGGCCATTTGGAGAAGCAGGCTAGTTATGATAATGAACGGCTGTACTTAATAAAGTAACCACTGagtataatagtaatagtagtatcGGTATGTAGCAGCTGTAGTTTTGCCTTGTGAACAAAGGAGAGATTTCTTCTTGATGTGTGACAAACATCCAACACATCCCCACTCTCTTAAGACCATGATAGGCAAGaatgtataaaatacaaaacttgctttgatttaatagaaaacacatatCTACTTAGCTGATGTACCCTTCACTCCTGCTTCTGATATTAAGTATATGTTtactatttagaaaaaaataagagGCTGCCTTGAAGATTACAAATTTAGGCTAAAATTGTGACATAGTGGCTGTTATGTTGAATTTTCAACCAAAGTTCGTCATTTTCAACACATACGTTTTGACATAGTGTGCATTTCTGGGTGAGTTAACTGTCTTTGTCCCcattcaaaaaataaactgaattttgaTCTTCTAAGTTGACTTAAGTAAAGGCATCATCTGATCTAAGTAAAAAGGCTTGAATTAAGCTCCAGAAAGGGAACTGAATATGTCTCTgttaatttaatatacatttgTTTGCACATATATTTAATCTAcatctgttttttgatttttaaatttgatttgatattttttgttaattccttgaggggaaattgtctttcctCATGACCTATGGGAGTCAgaatgcagggtcagccattgtacagcacccttagagcaattttcaggttatgggttttgctcaaggacccaacagagtagaatctcttctggcagtaacaggatttgaactggcttTTTATTGAGATAATAACTAATGGTTTACTAAGCAGTGAAACATGAACCATGTGCAACCTTTAAACATACGCTGTTTTAACACACTTTTTTAACTGGATACATTtttagtattgaaaaaaatagtgTGAATGATAGGACAGTATTACAAAgcaaaatacacagaacaaatacCTTTTAGTGACTTGTATAAGCCCATTGAAACAGTTGGTAAGAACCCTTCTTAAAAAGGACGGCAGCTGACATGCTTTTCCTTTAAGGTTTCCAGTCATCCAGATGTCTCTTTTCTTGTTAAGCTCTCAGCCTACTGATGCTTCCTCCTTAATCCCTTTGGTTTTCTAGCAATGTTCTGCATGCCCAAGAGCTTTCATCTGCTATTTTGCTCTTGAAGGCTCTAATTAAATATTAATCATTTACCATGTTAAGTGATACCTTGGGTAACCAGTGATTAACTCTCCAAGTTGCATGTGGATAATGGTGACTCATGGAACACTATTGCCAGTTTTCGTGGTAATACTCTTTTGAATGCCTCATCTGTTGTATCAACAAAATAACCTGTATTACTTTGTCTCTTTGCAACACTGTTGTTGGCTGTTATTCCTAGTTTAAAATAATCATAATCCTTCGATAACCTTAGAAAAGAATATAAGGAGTACTGCCGGTCACTTACATTTGTTAGGGGAACTTGAATTATTATAGTCTTCATGGTCTGCCAAGCTCTTAGCCAATTGGCCACTATCCCTTTGTGTTTGGCTATGTACAGTAACTGGCCTTCCCACTCCGGAATTAGCCGCTCAATGTCCCTTTCTGTATGCCTGCTGCTCTCCAACTTTCACTGTGCATGGCATAACTTTTATTCGGGCGCTAATGCTTTTTTAGATTTGGAGTGTTCTGATTTGATTGGATGATGAGGAGTTTATTATCagtgtaaatataattttatacaaTTTGGTAGGAAGCTGTCAGTTACATTTGATTACAAATATTGCagaatcacattaaagttcaccACACTCTTTCTTAATTTGTTATTGTGAAGCATACTCTTATCAATATATTGACAAAGTCAGAAAATCTttcaaaataaaactcaaaagatTTATTTGTTAATAATCTAAAAAGTAAACCTCCATATGCTCCTGAGTAAGATTAACTATCATCTAATGTCATTAAGCATCCCACATTAGTGGTACAGATCAAACAGAGTCGTAACATATAGTCTTCTTTGCACCTCTGTGAAAATGCAGACATAGTTTGGATAGTGACAGTGGCGATAGTAAGACACTTGAAGGCAGCAGCTgcatgacaataaaaataataatttgaataaattaattaattaatcaacaagctaatttcgATCCCTGTTGTTCTTGATTAAGGTTTTCATCTCTTTTTAAGACACCTTGACTTGCCACTTTGACCTTTTCTTGCCCCTAACTCATTGGGCATTCCTAACCTGAGATGTTTTTTGCTCCAATCAGTGTCCTTTTGTGTTTGAAGATGGGAAATGATTTAAGGCAAAAGCCTGACAGAGACAACTCAGATTTAAAGCGACCATGGAAGAGGTAATTAGGTTTGTAACAGAATATTGAAAGTATTGAAGGTAGTAGACATGTGACCAGGCTATCCCCATGACAGTAAGGATCCAGATGATCTGAAACTGTGCATCATACTCAGTGGGACAAACACATAGTTTCAACTtattctttaatctttcctccttttctttgatcttttcttttctcccttcAATCATTCCACTCCTGCTTGATTTTGTTACATTAACAGCTATTTCAAAATTGTTTCTGTTCAACTGAATTTcttatgtattttaaaacatatgAGATATGTTTATTCATGTAATATAGCATATTTAGAGTAATATAAATTTTGAGTAAGTGAGACCACAATAGCTTGGATTGGAACTGGAAATATTTAAATCATCTCACAGAATGTCAACATAAAAAGAGAGGATACAGAACAAGTGTTGGGGATAGAGATGAGAGAAGATGATCAACAAACAGACACCAGTAAAACAGTAAGGTTGCAGCAAATACAAAGCCATAAAAGAAATAGCTGGTAATAGTTTGATGCTAATAGTCACTAGACTGATGGTCCCTCAGGAAGTCCCCAGGTGACAAAGAGTAAAATGATTAGTAAGAAAGGACCTAGACATGGGAATGTAGAAGCAGTGAAGAGTTGTTATGCCATAGTTGTTGTGAGTGCATTAGAGTCAGTAAACAGAGAAAGGTAGGCAAAACCAAGAACTGTGTCTTTCATGGGGGCAACTTTAGACTCCAAGCCATTTAAGATCGAAAGCAGGCTCAAGGATGCAAGATATGAGGGTCTGGTAAAGAGAATTCTAGCCTGGTGTTCCTTGATCAAATAAGTGCAGGCCCCAGATCCCGGAATAAGGTTTAAATCTACCTTAGTGCTAGGGATTCATTGAGTATAGTTGTAGAAAGACTGCTGTGAAAACTTAGAGGGAGGAAGAAAGCTCAGAGcctagaaaaaaggaaaagagatgAGAAGGAGAATGTTTCAGTGTGGTACAGTTTAGGATTAGTAGGCAAGCCACACTGCCAGACATATGGGGAATTCAAGACCTATTTAGGTATTCTCATCTGTGTATATGTAATTTAAATGCTcctttttgtgtaaatatttttgttaataaaagtgccacttttaattcatttttggtCTCCTTGGTGTATTTATGGGCACACAGGGCTGACACGAGGGCCCTCTTCTATCATAATGTATAAGCCATAATGAAAAAAAGTACAA is a genomic window containing:
- the LOC120539831 gene encoding dehydrogenase/reductase SDR family member 11-like, which translates into the protein MERWKGRVALVTGASVGIGAAIARALVQHGMKVVACARNVDKIEKLEAECQSAGYAGTLFPYKCDLSIEEEILSMFSAIKTLHQGVDVCINNAGLAHAEPLLSGKTKSWRNMIDVNILALSICTREAYQSMKERNVDDGHIININSMSGHRVVPQSYLHFYSATKYAVTALTEGLRQELREVNNHIRATAISPGLVETEFAFRLYKNDPEKAAATYENLRCLKAEDIAAAVIYVLGAPPYVQIGDIQLRPTEQIS